Below is a genomic region from Corallococcus macrosporus.
AGCGACTCCGCCTTGCGGAAGCGCGAGTGGAGGAACTCGCCCGTCGCCTGCATCATCAGGGACGTCTGGCGCTCCCAGCGCTCGCCCACCTGGCGCAGCGTGGAGACGGCCTCCTCCTGGAACTCGGAGGCCCGCTGCAGCTCGTTGGCGAAGAAGGCCTGGATGCCCAGGCGGCTGAGCGCGAGCCCCTCCGCCACCGGGTCCTTGGAGAGTCGCGCGTACTCCAGCGCCTTCTCGCAGTGGTAGCGCGCGCGCTTGAGCAGGCCCGCGCCGAACAGGAGCGTGCCGTAGTAGCCGCGCGCCAGGCTCCGGGCGTAGTCGCTGCGCGAGCGCTCCGCCATGTTCGTGGACACCAGCGTCGCCCACGTGAGCTTCATGATGTCCGCGAAGTAGTAGATGCGGATGAGCGAGTTGAGCGTGGACAGCTGCTGGAGGTAGTTGGTCAGCCGGGAGGCCGGCAGCGGCCGCAGGACGAACGGCAGGAGCGACGCCAGCCCCCGCAGCAGCAGGTTCGCCAGCGTGCGCAGGCCCAGCGCGGCCAGGCTCCCCGGCAGGCTGCGGCCCCGGAGCACCAGGGACTTCTCCAGGTGCTGCGTGGCGAGCGCGGACTCGCCCTTCTCCTGGTGCGCGCGGCCCAGGCCCAGGTGCAGCTCCGCCTGGCGTTGGGGGTCCTCCTCGTCCACCAGGCACTGCTCGAACATCAGGATGGCGTTGGCGTAGTGGCCCGCCTGGAGCAGCGTCTCCGCCAGCTCCTGCATCACCCGGCGCATCTTGACGAGCATCGCCTCCTTGTCCACGGGGGCGACGGTGCCCAGCAGCTCCACGCCGCGGTTGTAGTGGTAGAGCGCGTCGTCGTTCGCGTACTGCGCCCGCGCGCTGCGGGCCGCCATCAGCGTGTACTCCAGGCCCTTGTCCTCCACGTTGCCCGCGAGGAAGTGGAACGCGAGCAGACCCGCGGAGGCCGCGAGGTTGTCGTTCGCGCGGACCTCCAGGTAGCGCGCGAGCCGGCGGTGCAGGTCCTCGCGCGCCGACACCAGGAGCGTGTTGTAGGCCACGTCCCGGATGACGATGTGCTTGAAGAGGCAGGTGTACGGCTCCTCCTGCTCCAGGAGGATGAGGCCCAGGCGCTGGAGCGTGTCCATGGCCTCGCGCAGCCGCTGCGTGCCCAGCGTGGGCACCAGCGCCGCCACCGCGTCCAGCGTGAAGATGCGCCCGATGACGGACGCCACCTTCACCACCAGCTTCTCCGTCTCACTGAGCAGGTCGATGCGCGACAGCACCACGTCCTGGATGGAGTCCGGCAGCAGCAGGTCCTGCAGGCCTCGCTTGAGCTCCATCCGCGTGGAGCCGGGCTCCGCCAGGCCCAGGTAGCCCTGCTCCGCCAGGCCCTCCACGATGGACTCGATGAAGAACGGGTTGCCCTGCACCTTCGCGAGCAGCCGGTCCTCCAGCGCGACGTCCGGCGGCGACAGGCGCAGGTGCACGCGCAGCAGCGCCCGCGTGTCCTCGTCGTCCAGGCTCACCAGGTCCACGGGGTGGAACTCGGGCAGCTCGCGCAGGCCCCTGAGCTGATCTCCCGGGCGCATCGTCGCCAGCACCATGATGCGGTGCGAGCCCACGCGCACCGCGAGGTACTGGAGCAGATCCAGCGAGATGTAGTCCGCCCAGTGCAGGTCCTCGAAGAAGAGCAGCAGCGGCTGCGAGCGGCTCAGGCTCTCCACGAGCTGGAAGACGATCTGGAACACCTTCTGCTGCTTGCGCCGTGCGTCCATCCCCGACGTGGCGGACGTCTCCTCCAGCGACATGCCGAGGATGCCCGCCATCACGGGGATCCACTCCGGCCCCACGTCCTCCAGGCCCTCCAGCCCCTGGCGCAGGCGCGTCAACTGCGTCTCCGTGTCGTCCGAGTCGTGCAGACCGAACGCCTGGAGCAGCACCTCCTTCCAGGGGAAGAAGGGGGTGAAGGCCTCGTAGGAATAGCAGACGCCGTACAGCGCCCGCGCGCCGCCCTCCTCCGCGTCCTCCAGCACGCGCGCGCCCAGCCGCGACTTGCCGATGCCCGCCTCGCCGGACACCACGCACACGCGGCCCTGGCCTGCGAACGAGGCGGTGAGCGACTCGTGCAGCACGTTGAGCTCGCGGCTGCGGCCGATGATGTCGCCCCGGCCCTTGATGAAGAGGCCGCGGCGCGTCTCCCCCAGCAGCCGGTACACCGGCACGGAGCGCGAGACGCCCTTGAGCTTCGCGTCCTCGACGAACTCGGTGGCGAAGCCGCCCTGCCGCGAGCGCGTCTGGGTGTTGGCGCACAGGTGCACGCCGCCCTGGCGTCCGCCGTGCGTCATCAGGCGCGCGGCCATGTTCACGACCTCGCCCAGCGCCGAGTAGCCCTTGCGCGTGGGCGAGCCCATGTCGCCGCAGTAGGCGTG
It encodes:
- a CDS encoding AAA family ATPase is translated as MPSTQPIDPVVATLAPYMPAAILARLGSQDADALPLSEGVRGAILLLDIAGFTPIVVGLSGAGPRGIDALQRLLTNYYTEMIDVVRDHGGDIYQFAGDSILACFEAAPGEADGDVVQRAAVCALGVQRRLARFARLELLGQRFGVSSRIGIGFGEATRIVMGATGLWMHPALVGEPLAQAVGAEKQATVSEVVLSPRAWAALPEAVRRGEPREGGNHRLALDAPVEAEKRPLPAPTGGAELVGRCALLLHPVLFTKITTAHQEFAGDFRDVTCFFVRFTHASAGTDPDTFTRDLNAYYEFVQRESAHHGGVLLMTDFTDKGNVLYVLFGAPTAQQNKEVLACRLACKLLKAREQFPFLDELQIGIATGHAYCGDMGSPTRKGYSALGEVVNMAARLMTHGGRQGGVHLCANTQTRSRQGGFATEFVEDAKLKGVSRSVPVYRLLGETRRGLFIKGRGDIIGRSRELNVLHESLTASFAGQGRVCVVSGEAGIGKSRLGARVLEDAEEGGARALYGVCYSYEAFTPFFPWKEVLLQAFGLHDSDDTETQLTRLRQGLEGLEDVGPEWIPVMAGILGMSLEETSATSGMDARRKQQKVFQIVFQLVESLSRSQPLLLFFEDLHWADYISLDLLQYLAVRVGSHRIMVLATMRPGDQLRGLRELPEFHPVDLVSLDDEDTRALLRVHLRLSPPDVALEDRLLAKVQGNPFFIESIVEGLAEQGYLGLAEPGSTRMELKRGLQDLLLPDSIQDVVLSRIDLLSETEKLVVKVASVIGRIFTLDAVAALVPTLGTQRLREAMDTLQRLGLILLEQEEPYTCLFKHIVIRDVAYNTLLVSAREDLHRRLARYLEVRANDNLAASAGLLAFHFLAGNVEDKGLEYTLMAARSARAQYANDDALYHYNRGVELLGTVAPVDKEAMLVKMRRVMQELAETLLQAGHYANAILMFEQCLVDEEDPQRQAELHLGLGRAHQEKGESALATQHLEKSLVLRGRSLPGSLAALGLRTLANLLLRGLASLLPFVLRPLPASRLTNYLQQLSTLNSLIRIYYFADIMKLTWATLVSTNMAERSRSDYARSLARGYYGTLLFGAGLLKRARYHCEKALEYARLSKDPVAEGLALSRLGIQAFFANELQRASEFQEEAVSTLRQVGERWERQTSLMMQATGEFLHSRFRKAESLYEQMKTIGVELNALMHQGWAHSWAPMCRYLLGEGDVGELCAELEQGLRISEEVADLANQCASLNHLANVTVREHQVEEAALVAVRCFKSIWSYHVLVPFLQVGLVDAAEAALFALEEGATVVPRKELLKVVRLSCIKARVIAGLYPYLKGPALRVTARSLALRKGPKAAEPVFLEAIAVLEKSPNRWETGVAYFDAAVALPHRREAFLARARELFTQVEARAELRRVDRFQAATQLPPAEALPLPQAPGARDVRVM